The Corynebacterium pseudopelargi genome contains a region encoding:
- a CDS encoding HAD family hydrolase codes for MNPPSNLVEQALSFEGWLLDFNGTLSDDEAMLQECYNKALSALGKPLAPGEYLEVCGLSEYDLARTVLQRRGISEDHMQAFIQQVAGYYREAALAQPPITHASVKLIHTLLDQGFPIAIVTGTIRPMILPVLEAVGLQALIPTLTTAEDTSAGKPNPEGFLRGAQILGIQPARILAFEDSSDGMAAASAAGMQCVHIGGDTTALHAPSFDSFAQEALQHQSMTSKDYPSGG; via the coding sequence ATGAACCCACCATCTAACCTTGTTGAACAGGCATTATCTTTTGAAGGGTGGTTGCTCGATTTCAATGGCACCCTCAGCGACGATGAGGCCATGCTGCAGGAATGCTATAACAAAGCCCTGAGCGCTTTGGGTAAACCTTTAGCCCCTGGCGAATACCTAGAAGTGTGCGGTTTAAGCGAGTACGACCTCGCCCGCACCGTCCTGCAGCGTCGTGGAATCAGTGAAGATCACATGCAGGCGTTTATCCAGCAGGTAGCCGGGTACTACCGCGAGGCTGCCCTGGCTCAGCCACCGATTACGCACGCAAGCGTCAAGCTCATCCATACGTTGCTGGATCAGGGATTTCCCATTGCCATTGTTACCGGCACGATTCGGCCGATGATTTTGCCGGTACTCGAAGCTGTTGGCTTGCAGGCACTGATCCCCACCCTCACCACGGCAGAGGACACAAGCGCGGGCAAACCCAACCCTGAGGGCTTTCTTCGCGGTGCACAGATTTTAGGCATCCAACCAGCGCGAATCTTGGCTTTTGAGGATTCCTCCGACGGCATGGCAGCAGCGAGCGCTGCAGGCATGCAATGCGTACATATTGGTGGCGATACCACAGCGCTTCACGCCCCAAGTTTTGATTCCTTCGCCCAGGAAGCACTGCAACACCAATCAATGACCAGCAAGGATTACCCCTCTGGTGGCTGA
- a CDS encoding extracellular solute-binding protein, which translates to MKLNKIAALGASLLLAIPMAACGSSSESTNAEIGTNLEQISELAKKEGEVNLIALPETWANYGGQLKNFKETYGVNYTVDSPDASSAEELQAVKNLKGQPKQPDSIDIGYSFTNAAKQQNLIDEYKPSNWDGIPDNLKDPDGKWVGSYYGVITVGVNKKNAEVPNSFKDLLDPKYKGKIALPGDPRTGASSIATVFAASLANGGSLDDIAPGIDFFAKLAESGNLVPTSDPVSALSTGEAAVVFDWNYNWKGAEDTLRADGVDFESKVLEDGVFGTYYAQSITTDAPHPNAARLWLDWLTSDEGSEQYALGGAVPARFNQLVEEGKLSEEAQAALPDAETLKKVQLPTPEQGDAANKVIASEWTNKVKY; encoded by the coding sequence ATGAAGTTGAATAAGATCGCGGCCCTTGGTGCCAGCCTGCTACTTGCAATACCGATGGCAGCATGCGGGTCTTCGAGTGAAAGCACTAATGCCGAAATCGGCACCAACCTCGAGCAGATTAGCGAGCTGGCCAAGAAGGAAGGCGAGGTCAACCTCATTGCGCTTCCTGAAACGTGGGCAAATTACGGCGGGCAGCTAAAAAACTTCAAGGAAACCTATGGAGTGAACTACACCGTCGACTCGCCAGACGCGTCCTCTGCTGAAGAGCTGCAGGCGGTGAAAAACCTCAAAGGCCAACCCAAGCAACCCGACTCCATCGACATTGGTTATTCCTTTACCAACGCCGCAAAACAACAAAACCTCATCGACGAATATAAGCCGTCTAACTGGGACGGTATCCCCGATAACCTCAAAGACCCGGACGGTAAATGGGTGGGTTCCTACTATGGCGTGATCACCGTGGGTGTGAATAAGAAAAACGCCGAGGTGCCAAATAGCTTTAAAGACCTGCTCGACCCTAAATACAAGGGCAAAATTGCGCTTCCAGGAGATCCACGCACCGGAGCATCTTCGATTGCCACGGTCTTTGCCGCATCACTGGCCAACGGTGGATCCCTCGATGACATCGCCCCAGGCATTGACTTCTTTGCCAAGCTGGCTGAAAGTGGCAACCTTGTGCCCACCTCCGACCCAGTCAGCGCGCTGAGCACCGGTGAAGCCGCCGTGGTATTCGACTGGAACTACAACTGGAAGGGCGCAGAAGATACATTGCGTGCCGACGGCGTGGACTTCGAATCCAAGGTGCTGGAAGACGGTGTATTTGGTACCTACTACGCACAATCCATTACCACCGATGCTCCACACCCAAACGCAGCACGCCTGTGGTTGGACTGGCTCACCTCGGATGAAGGTTCCGAACAATACGCCCTCGGCGGCGCAGTGCCAGCGCGATTTAATCAGTTGGTCGAAGAAGGCAAGCTTTCTGAAGAGGCACAGGCAGCATTACCCGATGCCGAGACCTTGAAAAAGGTTCAGCTTCCCACCCCAGAACAGGGCGATGCCGCCAACAAAGTCATCGCCTCTGAGTGGACTAATAAGGTGAAGTACTAG
- a CDS encoding ABC transporter permease, whose translation MKGATAERDTQTPRVSPAIPGKKRTWRGVQGINLAGLLAAMPFFIFVTAFLVLPIIANINRSFQDASGNYTLDTLELAMSAENKQAFVLTIQLSVVTAVIGGLIGLIVAWALSSAKGPKWLRSMVRSFSALASQAGGVQLAYAFVALAGTQGLLTSAIRKIAPNIADAYTLTSFWGVAVVYLYFQIPLMVILILPAIGGMKAEWPTAAASLGATTWQYLRDIALPILWPPIAGASLLLFANAFAAYATAYALAGGSLNLVPILIGFMISGNVLLDPGLAAALVTWMMLIIVVAMGLRLLLVKRSSRWLNK comes from the coding sequence GTGAAAGGCGCCACCGCCGAACGCGATACGCAAACACCACGCGTATCGCCAGCAATACCTGGCAAAAAGCGCACATGGCGCGGTGTCCAAGGGATCAACCTGGCAGGACTTCTGGCCGCGATGCCCTTCTTCATCTTCGTCACCGCATTTCTCGTGCTGCCGATCATTGCCAATATCAACCGCTCATTCCAAGACGCTTCGGGCAATTACACCCTCGATACGCTCGAGCTGGCGATGAGCGCCGAGAATAAACAAGCCTTTGTACTAACCATCCAGCTCTCGGTAGTAACCGCAGTCATTGGCGGGCTTATCGGACTGATCGTGGCCTGGGCACTAAGCAGTGCAAAAGGGCCAAAGTGGTTGCGCTCAATGGTTCGCAGCTTTTCAGCCCTCGCCTCCCAGGCCGGTGGTGTGCAACTGGCATACGCCTTCGTAGCACTCGCTGGTACCCAAGGACTACTCACCAGCGCCATCCGAAAGATCGCGCCCAATATTGCTGATGCCTACACCCTCACATCATTTTGGGGCGTGGCAGTGGTGTACCTCTACTTCCAAATCCCATTGATGGTGATATTGATCCTGCCGGCCATTGGTGGCATGAAAGCAGAATGGCCAACCGCAGCCGCATCTCTGGGTGCAACCACATGGCAATACCTGCGCGATATCGCGCTACCGATCCTATGGCCGCCCATCGCAGGTGCCTCACTGCTGCTTTTTGCCAACGCCTTCGCCGCCTACGCCACGGCCTATGCGCTCGCCGGCGGCTCACTGAACCTCGTGCCAATCCTCATTGGATTCATGATCAGCGGCAACGTCCTCCTCGACCCCGGCCTAGCTGCAGCACTGGTGACGTGGATGATGCTGATCATCGTCGTCGCCATGGGCCTGCGCCTGCTACTTGTGAAACGGAGTTCTCGATGGCTCAACAAATAG
- a CDS encoding ABC transporter permease, with protein sequence MAQQIATIPAAKGRINAMLGTARSSKAKTSWIQIAVLLVALVFFFAPWIAAAAFGFSRPGEGLTFTPATEALTNPRGIEAIKETLLITAATTVMMLALLVPTVVFVNLKAPKLATIVEMVSVMPLVVPAVALVSGASEFYRILLPGFINSRWSLVPLYVILVMPLCYRAIDAGVKTLHLDTLFAAAASLGDTQWSTLIRVVLPNLRVSILSASLLCIAMCLSEFAMASLLLHYTFPVYMVEISSTNPRGIAALSFITTVITWLLLASISRLSRSQKQP encoded by the coding sequence ATGGCTCAACAAATAGCCACGATCCCTGCAGCCAAAGGCAGGATCAACGCGATGCTCGGAACAGCTCGTTCCAGCAAAGCCAAAACATCGTGGATACAAATCGCCGTACTACTAGTGGCACTGGTGTTTTTCTTCGCCCCATGGATCGCAGCCGCAGCATTCGGTTTTAGCCGCCCAGGAGAAGGCCTAACCTTCACACCGGCAACAGAGGCGTTGACCAACCCCCGCGGCATTGAGGCCATCAAAGAAACACTGCTCATCACCGCAGCAACCACCGTGATGATGCTTGCGTTACTCGTGCCGACGGTGGTGTTTGTCAACCTCAAAGCACCAAAACTTGCCACCATTGTAGAAATGGTCTCGGTCATGCCACTGGTGGTGCCAGCAGTAGCCCTAGTCTCCGGCGCCTCGGAGTTCTACCGGATCCTTCTGCCAGGATTTATCAACTCGCGCTGGTCACTCGTGCCGCTGTACGTAATCTTGGTCATGCCCCTGTGCTACCGCGCCATTGATGCCGGAGTAAAAACACTCCACCTGGACACGCTATTCGCCGCTGCAGCCTCCCTGGGAGACACACAGTGGAGCACCCTGATCCGCGTGGTACTGCCGAACCTGCGAGTCTCAATTCTTTCGGCCTCACTGCTGTGCATTGCGATGTGCCTATCCGAATTTGCCATGGCCTCGCTACTGCTGCACTACACCTTCCCGGTGTACATGGTCGAAATTTCTTCCACCAACCCCAGAGGCATCGCAGCCTTGTCGTTTATCACCACCGTCATCACCTGGCTGCTGCTCGCTAGCATCTCGAGGCTTTCGAGAAGCCAGAAGCAGCCCTAA
- a CDS encoding ABC transporter ATP-binding protein → MSEPNIALKQIHKHFGDRQVLNNLDFTIGHAELVALLGPSGCGKSTTLKILAGLESPDAGRVEVGGKDITNLATRKRNMGIVFQAYSLFPHMTALDNIAYGLKIRKVKGATRRKRAEDLLELVGLGSHGDKFPAQLSGGQQQRVALARALSLEPEVLLLDEPLSALDAQVRGQLRDEIRRLQLSQGISTLLVTHDQEEALVMADRVGVMNEGKIVQISSPEELYQQPQSAFVSQFVGVTNRIPGQMRRGGIEILGRVCSVVNSDEVDSNKGIGMALVRPEDLDVCPATDGDMKVMGKQLRGTFSALHVASTRTPGTIRIDMPTRRAQNIAVGEFVDVHLSRSEVVVDAIRPEELRELDALASTKNTGLSGYNKAGV, encoded by the coding sequence ATGTCTGAACCCAATATCGCGCTCAAGCAGATTCATAAGCACTTTGGGGACCGCCAAGTGCTTAATAACCTCGACTTCACTATCGGTCACGCTGAGTTGGTGGCGCTGCTAGGGCCTTCGGGTTGTGGTAAGTCCACCACCTTGAAAATCCTCGCTGGTTTAGAAAGCCCTGATGCTGGTCGGGTAGAGGTGGGTGGCAAAGACATCACCAACCTTGCTACTAGGAAACGCAATATGGGCATTGTGTTTCAGGCTTACTCGCTGTTTCCGCACATGACGGCGCTGGACAACATTGCCTATGGGCTCAAAATCCGTAAGGTGAAAGGTGCAACTCGCCGCAAGCGCGCCGAGGATTTGCTGGAATTGGTTGGTTTGGGCAGTCATGGAGATAAATTCCCCGCCCAGCTTTCTGGTGGCCAACAACAGCGCGTGGCGCTGGCTCGTGCGCTTTCACTTGAGCCCGAGGTGTTGTTATTAGATGAGCCGCTCTCGGCGCTTGATGCGCAGGTGCGTGGGCAGCTTCGCGATGAAATCCGCAGACTGCAGCTTTCTCAAGGCATCTCCACGCTCTTAGTTACCCACGATCAAGAAGAGGCCCTGGTCATGGCTGATCGGGTGGGTGTGATGAATGAGGGCAAAATTGTCCAGATCTCTTCACCGGAGGAGCTTTACCAGCAGCCCCAATCCGCCTTTGTCTCGCAGTTCGTTGGTGTAACCAATCGCATTCCTGGCCAGATGCGCCGCGGCGGCATCGAGATTCTGGGGCGGGTGTGCAGTGTGGTCAATAGTGATGAGGTTGATAGCAACAAGGGGATAGGCATGGCGTTGGTTCGCCCGGAGGATCTCGATGTGTGCCCCGCTACCGATGGTGACATGAAGGTGATGGGCAAGCAGCTTCGCGGCACCTTTAGCGCTTTGCACGTTGCAAGTACCCGCACGCCCGGCACGATTCGCATTGATATGCCTACCCGGCGTGCTCAAAACATTGCTGTTGGGGAGTTCGTGGATGTGCACCTTTCTCGCTCGGAAGTTGTGGTCGATGCCATCCGCCCTGAAGAACTCCGTGAACTCGACGCTCTTGCAAGCACCAAGAACACCGGTTTGAGCGGCTATAACAAGGCTGGGGTCTAG
- a CDS encoding alkaline phosphatase family protein, whose product MRNPHTNSEPAVASHPADTSDTASSQPRVLLFGIDGLRWDIAAEPGVAPHLQRMADQGQWREMEMEVPTISAPGWASILSGTTHAEHGFRDNSCVGGRNWQHPDVLAQAFYRDQSTRTFAAAGWPVLVDPAGLGPIIHPRIEQQYAGLHRLVIRNGEVYGYQLVDAEVVDFTLAAVREGGFDMGFCYCCDVDDAGHVYGLKGREYRDAIARVDAHLGRIMQAVTQRYEQYAERWLIVGVSDHGHLDEGGHGGDSPQERASWLSCWSPDGQTPSWPAHVAPHEVASLLLQARFGDHSPTTEQP is encoded by the coding sequence ATGCGAAACCCACACACCAATTCTGAGCCCGCAGTCGCATCTCATCCTGCGGATACTTCCGACACCGCTTCGTCTCAACCTCGGGTGCTGCTTTTTGGCATCGATGGTTTGCGCTGGGATATCGCCGCCGAACCTGGCGTTGCTCCGCATTTGCAGCGCATGGCAGATCAGGGGCAGTGGCGCGAAATGGAGATGGAGGTTCCCACGATCTCTGCACCTGGGTGGGCAAGTATTCTTAGCGGCACTACTCACGCCGAGCATGGTTTTCGTGATAATTCCTGCGTGGGCGGGCGCAACTGGCAGCATCCTGATGTGCTTGCCCAGGCCTTTTACCGCGACCAGAGCACTCGAACCTTCGCGGCTGCAGGCTGGCCTGTGCTGGTAGACCCTGCAGGTCTTGGTCCAATTATTCATCCCAGGATCGAGCAGCAATACGCAGGCTTGCACAGGCTGGTGATCCGCAATGGTGAGGTGTATGGCTATCAGCTTGTCGACGCCGAAGTGGTGGACTTTACGCTCGCCGCCGTTAGGGAAGGCGGCTTCGATATGGGCTTTTGCTACTGCTGCGACGTAGACGATGCCGGCCACGTCTATGGCTTAAAGGGTCGTGAATACCGCGACGCCATTGCTCGAGTCGATGCCCACCTGGGAAGAATCATGCAAGCTGTGACTCAACGCTATGAGCAGTATGCGGAGCGCTGGCTTATCGTAGGCGTCAGCGATCACGGGCACCTCGACGAAGGCGGCCACGGTGGTGATAGCCCCCAAGAGCGAGCCTCATGGCTTAGTTGTTGGTCACCAGATGGCCAAACCCCTTCTTGGCCGGCACACGTTGCCCCACATGAGGTTGCCTCGCTCTTACTCCAAGCGAGGTTCGGGGATCACTCACCAACCACCGAGCAGCCCTAG
- a CDS encoding SA1002 family membrane protein, producing the protein MALFAIATIALIFYLIDHLVYRGQKDLSPTTFLKVLANFILMALTSGVFLLLVMFVILTTVALADTTIDNFSQEQMLDHINGTEMLFFIFVIIFVAAILHFLFRERLIKHGLVFRYRDDDYVINEYLIQWSTIYLAVYQFMFDGVKDVAKELVSSDSTQQIYNIVLSPENINLAVQPLLICSWITLVMERLRFRKGLGVHADLDQVTIAHDER; encoded by the coding sequence ATGGCGTTATTCGCGATCGCCACGATCGCCTTGATCTTTTATCTCATTGATCACTTGGTGTATCGCGGCCAAAAAGATCTCAGCCCCACGACCTTTTTAAAGGTTCTGGCAAACTTCATCCTCATGGCATTAACCAGCGGAGTGTTCCTCTTGCTGGTGATGTTCGTGATTCTTACTACCGTCGCGCTTGCCGATACGACCATTGATAATTTCTCACAAGAGCAGATGCTCGACCACATCAATGGCACCGAGATGCTGTTTTTCATCTTCGTGATCATCTTCGTGGCGGCAATCCTGCACTTCTTGTTCCGCGAACGCTTGATCAAACACGGCCTGGTGTTTCGCTATCGCGATGATGACTACGTGATTAACGAGTACCTCATCCAGTGGTCCACGATCTACCTCGCGGTGTATCAATTCATGTTCGATGGCGTAAAAGATGTGGCAAAAGAGCTCGTTTCTTCCGATAGCACGCAGCAGATCTATAACATCGTGCTCTCGCCGGAAAACATCAACCTCGCGGTACAACCTTTGCTCATCTGTTCCTGGATCACCTTGGTGATGGAGCGGCTGCGTTTCCGAAAAGGCCTAGGCGTCCATGCCGACCTCGACCAAGTCACCATCGCCCACGATGAGCGATAA
- a CDS encoding 3-hydroxyacyl-CoA dehydrogenase — protein MQSLDSVLITGGGTLGAQSALQFALHGKKVTIYGRSEDSIARAKQRVERFRTPYTQDTEFDASAVAEAIESIDYTTQIERAGAVDIVFECVAETTEAKTAIYKAMRPHLQPETIVATNSSTVLPSHLAPLLPYEAQFVAIHFANEIWKRPAAEIMGHPGTDAGVFEQAKEFAAQVGMVPLPIFKERSGYILNSLLIPFVESALELWGAGVSDPKTIDKTWEIVMDSLGPFKVLDVIGMRTVYAVLKSREAKGIPGTGELAQVVMRDYIEQGRLGVEAGAGFYDYDEQGQPNVD, from the coding sequence GTGCAATCACTTGATTCTGTGCTCATCACCGGAGGCGGCACGCTCGGTGCACAATCTGCTCTGCAATTCGCCCTGCACGGCAAAAAGGTCACCATCTACGGCAGGAGTGAAGATTCCATCGCTCGTGCGAAACAAAGGGTCGAGCGTTTCCGCACGCCCTATACCCAAGACACGGAATTTGATGCCTCGGCAGTGGCCGAAGCTATTGAAAGCATCGACTACACCACGCAGATCGAGCGTGCTGGAGCAGTCGATATCGTATTTGAGTGCGTGGCAGAAACCACCGAGGCCAAAACGGCCATCTATAAGGCGATGAGGCCCCACCTTCAGCCCGAAACCATTGTGGCCACAAATTCTTCCACGGTGCTACCTAGCCATCTCGCGCCCTTACTGCCCTATGAAGCGCAATTTGTTGCCATCCACTTTGCTAATGAGATCTGGAAACGCCCAGCGGCAGAGATCATGGGCCATCCAGGTACTGATGCTGGCGTGTTTGAGCAGGCCAAGGAATTCGCCGCTCAGGTGGGTATGGTGCCGTTGCCAATTTTCAAGGAGCGTTCTGGCTACATCCTGAATAGTCTGCTGATTCCTTTTGTGGAATCCGCGCTGGAACTTTGGGGAGCTGGCGTATCGGATCCAAAGACGATTGATAAGACCTGGGAGATCGTCATGGATTCGCTCGGGCCGTTTAAAGTGCTCGACGTAATCGGTATGCGCACGGTGTATGCAGTGCTGAAAAGCCGCGAAGCCAAGGGCATTCCCGGCACTGGTGAACTCGCCCAGGTGGTGATGCGTGACTATATCGAGCAAGGCCGCCTCGGTGTTGAGGCAGGCGCGGGCTTTTATGATTATGACGAACAAGGCCAGCCAAACGTGGACTAG
- a CDS encoding CAP domain-containing protein, whose translation MHKKLLVGIITAAMLVPTGVAYAAPEPTTKVELNVEPEQFIAQEVRFDPSTGRTEGLEALRELRGKMWDINPKFQGFGYEGYTGKLRDAAKAEGLNSKAEYMDVTMDADLAWIAIQRAYEASAVFSHKRPDGSDMATATIASHAVSTESLAAATDSLSTAILQSWGQDELKALQQAKGVRNAQNGHLVNLLHPKQRHYGFSALSVEGSEYGTYYVGVSSEVPAGETDSADHTPAGEQTVILHRAAKADETPTGLATAKKAEAADGTKDEAAEDEQANNERPLVEVKKIDEIFKPRK comes from the coding sequence ATGCACAAAAAGCTGCTAGTAGGCATTATCACCGCAGCAATGTTGGTGCCGACCGGAGTTGCTTATGCAGCACCAGAGCCGACGACCAAGGTGGAATTGAATGTAGAACCCGAGCAATTCATTGCCCAGGAAGTACGCTTTGATCCTTCCACCGGTCGCACCGAAGGGCTCGAGGCGCTGCGCGAATTGCGTGGCAAGATGTGGGATATTAACCCGAAATTCCAAGGCTTTGGCTATGAGGGTTATACCGGCAAACTGCGTGACGCCGCCAAGGCCGAGGGGTTGAATTCTAAGGCCGAGTACATGGACGTGACCATGGATGCCGATCTTGCGTGGATCGCTATTCAACGCGCCTACGAGGCTTCCGCTGTGTTTTCACACAAGCGCCCCGATGGCAGCGACATGGCCACTGCCACCATCGCAAGCCACGCGGTATCGACTGAGTCTTTGGCCGCTGCAACTGACTCTTTAAGCACCGCTATCTTGCAGTCCTGGGGCCAAGATGAACTCAAAGCACTCCAGCAGGCAAAAGGTGTGCGCAATGCCCAAAACGGCCACCTGGTAAATCTCTTACACCCCAAGCAACGCCACTATGGATTCAGCGCCCTTAGCGTCGAAGGCAGTGAGTACGGCACGTACTACGTTGGCGTGAGCAGCGAGGTACCCGCAGGTGAAACCGATAGCGCCGACCACACCCCGGCAGGTGAGCAAACGGTGATCTTGCACCGTGCCGCGAAAGCCGATGAGACCCCCACCGGCCTTGCAACCGCCAAGAAGGCAGAGGCTGCTGACGGCACCAAGGATGAGGCTGCCGAGGATGAGCAGGCAAACAACGAGCGCCCGCTGGTGGAAGTAAAAAAGATCGACGAGATCTTTAAACCACGCAAGTAG
- a CDS encoding DoxX family protein, with product MTTLKDLSLLIGRVLLGVILFAHGWQKFNDWTISGTTDAFRDMGVPSPELAATFATYFEMIAGALLILGLLVRFVGPILAIQMAGAYWYAHRDAGIFASDGGWEVVALIAAGGLLIAGAGAGRFSIDHLFVAPFQARRRQKKIEEAREKGLAVQHADGTVSYPADAAPVNNTQNAAAAPAAAAPAAAPAAAQQPAPAQQPSAAQTEQPAAQPLNQNKVADNDGHTVIADQAPTNNFKPEQR from the coding sequence ATGACAACTTTGAAAGATCTCTCCCTCCTGATCGGCCGTGTCCTGCTCGGCGTCATCCTCTTTGCCCACGGTTGGCAAAAGTTCAATGACTGGACCATCTCCGGTACCACCGACGCATTCCGCGACATGGGTGTTCCCTCCCCCGAACTCGCGGCTACCTTCGCCACTTACTTCGAGATGATCGCCGGCGCCCTGCTGATCCTGGGTCTGCTCGTTCGCTTCGTTGGCCCCATCCTTGCCATCCAGATGGCTGGCGCTTACTGGTACGCACACCGTGACGCCGGCATCTTCGCCTCCGATGGCGGCTGGGAAGTAGTGGCACTGATCGCCGCAGGCGGCCTGCTTATCGCCGGTGCAGGCGCTGGCCGCTTCAGCATCGACCACCTCTTTGTTGCGCCTTTCCAGGCTCGTCGCCGTCAGAAGAAGATTGAAGAAGCACGCGAGAAGGGCCTTGCCGTACAGCATGCCGACGGCACCGTCTCCTACCCCGCTGATGCCGCGCCTGTAAACAACACCCAAAACGCCGCTGCTGCTCCTGCAGCCGCTGCCCCGGCCGCTGCTCCTGCTGCCGCCCAGCAGCCAGCTCCTGCTCAGCAGCCCTCTGCTGCTCAGACCGAGCAGCCAGCAGCTCAGCCGCTGAACCAGAACAAGGTTGCGGATAACGATGGCCACACGGTGATTGCAGATCAAGCACCCACCAACAACTTCAAGCCTGAACAGCGCTAA
- a CDS encoding RrF2 family transcriptional regulator: protein MQLKKSSDLSLQVLMFIAHLGPGQRTTAAAVAEALGASKAHVAKVVSTLASLQYLDSAKGRGGGIALMPDALDRSLGALIRQLEQGEVVDCQACALSGACGLRGHLARAQEAFFASLDGVKIAEVV from the coding sequence ATGCAGCTTAAAAAGTCTTCCGATCTATCCTTGCAGGTGCTGATGTTTATTGCGCACCTGGGGCCGGGGCAGCGAACAACCGCGGCGGCGGTTGCGGAGGCTTTAGGGGCGTCGAAAGCTCATGTGGCCAAGGTGGTAAGCACGCTTGCTTCCTTGCAGTATTTGGATTCGGCTAAGGGGCGTGGTGGCGGCATCGCACTGATGCCCGATGCGCTCGATCGATCGTTAGGTGCGCTGATTCGCCAGCTCGAGCAGGGGGAAGTGGTGGATTGCCAGGCCTGTGCTTTAAGTGGGGCTTGCGGGCTGCGTGGCCATCTTGCTCGAGCTCAGGAGGCTTTTTTCGCCTCCCTTGATGGGGTGAAGATCGCAGAAGTGGTGTAG
- a CDS encoding globin domain-containing protein: protein MQGFQISPQALNAEQAETIKATLPAVGAAIEDITKNFYQRMFTAHPELLANTFNRGNQAQGAQQKALAASVATFATYLVSENTKSPDSLLSRIGHKHVSVGIRPDQYPIVHKHLFDAIEEVLTPEVFQGEVRAAWDAVYKEMERVLIDFESDLYQEREVAPGEVFLNTVVAKREELDPNTVRFQLDTTLDFKPGQYISVRQTLSDGAQQLRQYSLVNAPGTPLEFVVRKVNDDPQGEVSTQLCQHLQVGDELEISLPAGDLTLGEHERIVLVSSGIGATPMVGMLAALQGSQQQVAVYHQDKSELADVLRPQRERYLKGIANSSHTVAYRPERLSLEVAPDAHVYLCGGTDFLQAMREQLGHLPAEQLHFELFHPNDWLLA, encoded by the coding sequence ATGCAGGGTTTCCAGATCTCTCCTCAAGCACTCAATGCCGAACAAGCCGAGACCATCAAGGCCACGCTCCCAGCGGTAGGCGCGGCTATTGAAGACATCACCAAGAACTTCTACCAGCGCATGTTCACAGCGCACCCGGAGCTTTTGGCCAATACTTTCAACCGCGGCAATCAGGCTCAAGGCGCGCAGCAAAAGGCACTGGCTGCATCGGTGGCAACTTTTGCCACCTACCTCGTTAGCGAAAACACCAAGAGCCCGGATTCCCTCTTGAGTCGCATTGGGCACAAGCATGTCTCGGTGGGGATTCGTCCAGATCAGTACCCGATTGTGCACAAGCATTTATTTGATGCGATCGAGGAGGTGCTTACTCCCGAGGTGTTCCAGGGTGAGGTTCGAGCCGCCTGGGATGCCGTATATAAGGAGATGGAGCGAGTCCTGATCGACTTCGAAAGTGATCTCTACCAGGAGCGCGAGGTTGCTCCAGGGGAGGTTTTTCTCAACACCGTGGTGGCAAAGCGCGAAGAGCTCGACCCAAATACGGTGCGCTTCCAGCTCGATACCACCTTGGACTTCAAGCCGGGCCAATACATCTCAGTGCGCCAAACCTTAAGCGATGGTGCACAGCAGTTGCGTCAGTACTCGCTGGTCAATGCACCTGGTACGCCTTTGGAATTTGTGGTGCGAAAGGTCAATGACGATCCCCAGGGTGAGGTATCCACCCAGCTTTGCCAGCACCTTCAGGTAGGCGATGAGCTGGAGATCTCCTTACCTGCCGGCGATCTCACCCTCGGTGAACACGAACGCATCGTCTTGGTATCCAGCGGCATTGGTGCCACGCCAATGGTGGGCATGCTCGCCGCCCTGCAGGGTTCCCAACAGCAGGTGGCGGTGTATCACCAGGATAAAAGCGAGCTTGCCGACGTCCTACGTCCCCAACGCGAACGCTATCTCAAAGGCATTGCCAATAGCTCACACACGGTGGCGTATCGCCCCGAACGTCTCAGCCTTGAGGTTGCCCCGGATGCCCATGTGTATCTTTGCGGCGGCACTGATTTCTTGCAGGCGATGCGCGAGCAATTAGGCCATCTTCCCGCAGAACAACTGCACTTTGAGCTCTTCCACCCGAATGATTGGTTATTGGCGTAG